GCGCGTGGACCCGGACCGTATCGCCCTGTGGTTCTTCTCCGCCGGGGGCCTGCTGTCGGCGCCGTGGCTGGCGGAGCCGCCGTCCTGGCTGCGCGGTGTGGCGGCGTCGTATCCCATCCTCGTACCGCTGCCGAACTGGGGGATCGACGAGTCCCGGTTCCGTCCGGCGGCGGCCGTGAGCGGGGCGGGAGACCTGCCCATCGTGCTGATCCGGGTCGGACGGGAGATGCCGGAGATCGCCACGACGGTCGCGGAGTTCCTCGCCGCGGCGGGGGAGTGCGGGGCCCGGGTGGAGGTGATCGACGTGCCCGAGGGCCACCACGGCTTCGAGACCCTCGACCACACGGACGAGGCACGTACGGCGCTCGCGGCGGCGATGCGGTCCGTGATCGGACATCTGCGGAGCTGACCCCGCGGCCGGGAGGACTCGGCCGAGGCCGTGCGGCGGGCGCCCCGCAGGGGAGGGCGCCCGCCGCACGGTCGGGGTGGCACAGGGCGACGCTGGAGGGTTTCGCGGGCAGGCGACGCAGCGCGACGCGGTCCGGGCGACGGCGGGAGGCCGAGCGACGACAATGGACTGAAGCGACGACAATGGACTGAGCGGGGTGCGCTTCGCCGACCTCAGGGTTGTCTCAGGGGCGCACACCGGAACCGCGGCCGCGTGCGGCGCGTTCTCCCAGGCAGAGGGCGGCGCGAGCCGCGGAGGAGGCGTGCGAGATGTCGAACAGAGCGAAGGTCGCGGCCGGCGGTGCGCTGGTCGGACTGATCCTGCTGATCTGGCTGCCCTGGTGGGCGGCGCTGTTGATCATCATCGGTGTCCCTGCGGCGGCCTACCTGATGCTCGACCCCGGGCAGCGCCGCAGGCTGCGCCGGGTCGGCCACAAGGAGATCAGGCGCTGAGCCCCACCGCTCAGGAAGGCCGGACGGCCAGCTTGTCCAGGGCGTCGAGGAGCGCGGGCAGTTCGGGGCCGCGTCCCACCGGCAGCACTTCGCCGGGCTCCTCGTCGAGGAGGACGAAGGCGATGTCGTCGGTGCGCGCGACCATGGACCAGCCGGGCCCGTCGACGCGCAGGGTACGGGCGTCCTCGTGCGCGAACGCCGACCTGACCCGGCCCACGGGCGGTGCGGTGTCGACGTAGGCGCGTGCCTCGTCGAGGACTCGCCGGACACCGGGGTGCGGACGCGTGGGCTCCTCGTCCGCCCGGTCCGCGCCGCCGTCCGCCGCGGGCTCGACCTCTTCGGACCCGCGTGCCGCGCTCTCCTCGTGCGTTCCCGCTTCCGCCGCCTTCGCGAAGGTGTCATCGCCGGGCGCATCGCCCCCCTCCGGCGTCACGGCGAAGTCGGCGTCGTCGATCTGCGCCCGCCAGTTCGCCCACTGCAGGGCGATCTCGTCCGCGCCCAGGCGGCGTTGGGCCGGGCCCCAGGAGTCGGTGGCGGGCGGGCTGAGCGGGGGCAGGTCGCCGTCCGCGGGGTCCGGTTCCGGGTCGTGCGGGGCGGGGACGCCGGGGGCCGACACGGCCAGGGTCAGCGGCCAGCCCGGGAGCGCGGCCACCATGGAGCGCTCGTCGGGGGAGAGGTCGTACTCCATGCCGCAGTCCCAGGAGGCGATCGCCACGGCCACCAGGGACACGTCGTCGATGACGACGGTCCAGCGGGCGCCCGCGCCGTCCTGGCCGAGCACCAGGCCGTAGCCCTCGGCGGCGGCTTCGAGCCCCAGCGCCGCACAGGCCTCCGGGTAGTCGTCGCCGAGCACACTGGGGAACTGGGCCGGTGTCAGCAGCAACGCCGTCAGTACGTACAGCGCGTCGTCCCCGGCGTCGACCGCCTCGTCGGTCCCGGCCATCCCGCCCTCCCCTTGTGTCGTCCGTCGGCGCACCCTAACCAGTGCCTCGGGAGCACGTCGAGGCGGGGTGAGCAGGAATTTTGCCCGGAGCGTTCATCGGTGACGTCCGGCCGACGCCACGACGACCGTCCGGATCAAGCCGTGTCGTCCCGGATCCTCTCGGCCAGGACGAGATACCGGGCGTCCTCGTCCACGTACGAAGTCAGTCGCCAACCGGAGTGTGAGAGAAGGGAGTTGAGACGTGGCTCGGCGCGCAGGTCGTCGTCGGTGAGCGGTCTGCCGTGCCGGGCGGCCAGTGCCCTGCGCCCCAGCGGGTGGAACAGCGCGAGCCGTCCTCGCGGGCGCACCACACGCGCCAACTCCCGCAGCCCCGCCTCGGGGTGGGTGAGATGGCTGAGCAGACCGGCCGCGAAGACGACGTCCAGGGCGCCGGTTCGCAGGGGCAACCGTTCCGCGTCGGCGAGCAGCAGCTGCCCGTACGCCGTACGTCCCGTCTCGCGTGCGGTGTCCAGCATCGCGGGCGTCAGATCGGCGGCGAGCACCACGCCCGCCGGACCCACGGCCTCCCGCAGGGCGGGCAGTGCCCGGGCGGTGCCGCAACCCGCGTCGAGCACCCGCTGCCCAGGCCGGAGGCCGAGTGCGCGGACGGCGGCGCGATAGGCGGGGCCGTCGTCCGGGAACCGCCGCTCCCAGTCGGCGGCGCGCACCGTGAAGAACTCCTGGATCTCCGCGCGCCCTGCGCGCCCGCCCCGCGGATCACTGCTGCTCACCATGCCCGCCATCCTCGCAGGCGGCCGACGCGTCGCTCCGGTGGAGCACGGGAGGCCGCACCTCACCCGCACTCACAGGCCCGCCGGCAGCTCAATTCAACGGCAGACGCGGCAACTTGCGCCCCTGCTTCTTCTTGGCGGCGGCCTCCTCGGCCTTCACGACGGCGGCGTACTCGTCCACGTACTCCTGGTCGGAGAGCCGCAGGATCGCGTACATGATCTCGTCCGTCGCCGCGCGCAGGATCGCCCGCTCGTCCTCCATGCCCTCGTAGCGCGAGAAGTCCAGCGGTTCGCCGAAGCGGATGGTGATCCGGCGCGGGCTCGGCAGGCGCTTGCCGGGCGGCTGCGCCTCGAAGGTGCCGATCATCGCGCAGGGGATCACCGGGACACGGCCCTTGAGCGCCATCGCGGCCACCCCGACCTTGCCCTTGTAGAGGCGGCCGTCGTGGGAACGGGTGCCCTCGGGGTAGATGCCGAGCAGTTCGCCCTTGCTCAGGACGCCGAGACCCTCGTGCAGCGCGGCCTGCCCCGCCTGCTTGCCGGAGCGGTCGACCGGGATCTGTCCGACGCTGTGGAAGAAGGCCGCCGTGAGCCGTCCCTTGAGGCCGGGCCCGGTGAAGTACTCGGCCTTGGCCAGGAAGGTGATGCGGCGCTTGAGGATCGCGGGCATCAGGAAGTGGTCCGAGAAGGACAGGTGATTCCCGGCGACGATCGCCGCGCCGTCTTCCGGTACGTGCTCCAGACCTTCGATACGGGGCCGGAACGCCATCCGCAAAAACGGCCCCAGAAGGACGTACTTGAGCACGTAGTAGAACATGTGGGGGGTCCTCCGGGGTCGCGGCTGTCCTTGCAGCGTCACCCCAGCTCAGGGGCTTGGCAGAGACGGACAGTTTAGGTGCAGGCACCTGCGGACGGAACGTTCGGACGGCAAGGAGTTACCTCGGGTACGCCACATCTTTCCGTGCGGGCCATTGTCCGGACGGGCGGACGCGGTCCGCCGCAGCCCCGACAGGACCCCTCCGGGGCCGCGCAGCGGGGCGGCCGGGGGCAGTTCACGCGGCAGAACCTTGGGAGTTCAGGTGCCCTGGGAGGCGACCATCCCGACGGTGATCAACCCGAGCACGACCCAGCCGAACCACAGCCAGCCGTTACTGCCCAGGACCACCGTGTACGCCGTCGTCAGGACCAGGGCCCCGAGCGTGACGACCCCCATGGCCTTCGTAGAACCGGGCATCGCGACACCCTTCTCACGGTGACCGCGCTCCCGCGCGGCCACGGCCTGCCTCCATCCTCCCCGCCGGGCGCCCGGTTGGCCATAGTCCGTGCTGTTCCGCCCACGGGCGGTACGGGGGCGCGATGCGGGTGCGGAGGGGGCTCAGCCCTTGCGGGCGTGGAGGGAGGCCAGGTACGCGTTGTACGCCTCCAGCTCCTTGTCGCCGTCCCGGTCGGCCGCGCGGTCGGTGCGGCGGGCCTGCCGTTCCTCGGAGCGGTACCACTGGTACAGCAGCGCGAGCAGGACGACGACCGAGGGAATCTCACTGAACGCCCAGGCGATACCGCCCGCCGCCGTCTGGTCGGCCAGGGCGTCGATGTCCAGGGAGGCCGGCGGGTTCTCGTAGGTCCCGATCATCGGGGAACTCGCCATCATCAGCGCGATACCGAAGAAGGCGTGGAAGGGCATGCCCGCGAAGAGTTCGAGCATCCGCATCAGATAGCCGGGGCGCCGCGGGCCGGGGTCGACGCCCATGATCGGCCAGAAGAACACCAGTCCCACGGCCAGGAAGTGCAGCATCATCGTGATGTGCCCGGCACGCGACTCCATCAGGAAGTCGAAGATCGGCGTGAAGTACAGCCCGTACAGGCTCGCGATGAACATCGGGATCGTGAAGGCGGGATGCGTGACCACCTTCAGATAGCGGCTGTGCAGGAACATCAGCAGCACTTCGCGCGGGCCTTTGCGGCCGCGACCGGCCACCGGCAGAGCACGGAGCATCAGCGTGACCGGTGCGCCGAGCAGCAGCAGGATCGGCGAGAGCATGCTGATCACCATGTGCTGCACCATGTGCACGCTGAACATGACCATGCCGTAGTCGTTCAGCCTGGTGCACATCATCAGGACGATGCTCAGCACGCCGAGCGTGAAGGCGACGACGCGGCCGACCGGCCAGCGGTCACCGCGCCTGGCCAGGCGGACGACCCCCCAGCCGTAGAGCAGCAGCGCCAGCACACAGCCGACGAGAAAGAAGGGGTCCGTCGACCAGACGAGGCCCCGGCCCAGCGTGAACGGCGGCAGATCGGTCATCGTGCCGTGCCCGCTGTGATCCATCCGCCGGCTCCTGATTCGTGCTGATTGCGCGCGCCGCGTTCGTACGGGTTGCGCGCGCTCTGTCCCGCACCAGAGTAGAACCGGCGCGGAGCGCCGCTGCGCGCGGGGCCCACCGCGGGCCCAGCCGCCCGGCGCGGGGGCGGACCGCGCCGGGGCACAGGTTCAGGGACGCGCCGTCACGTGCTCCGACGCGCCCCTTCGTCCATCAACTCCCGGCGTACGCCTTCGCTCAGGCGGGCTGCTGCTGTGCCGCGGCGATCCGTTCGGCGCGCAGCGCCTCGTACCAGCGGTCGTCGGTCGGCGGCAGCGCGTTCACGTCCAGCGCGAGGCGCAGCAGCAGGTCCGCGATCTGCGGGTTACGGGCAAGCACCGGGCCGTGCATGTACGTGCCGAACACGGTCTCGTTGTACGCGCCCTCGGTGCCGTCGCCCGTGCCGTTGCCCTTGCCGAGCCGTACCCGTGCGAACGGGCGGGCGGTGGGGCCGAGATGGGTGACGCCCTGGTGGTTCTCGAAGCCGGTGAGCGGGGGCAGCCCGAGCGGCGGGTCGATGTCGCCGAACACGTCGCCGACGCAGCGCTCGCCCTCGCCCCGGGTGGAGACCACGTCGAGCAGACCGAGGCCGGGCTCGCGCTGGCCGAGGTCGTTGATGAACTCGTGGCCCAGGATCTGGTACCCGGCGCAGACGGAGAAGATGATCGCGCCGTTGCCCGCGGCGCGCGACAGGCCACCGTCCCTGCGCAGCCGCTCGGCCGCCAGCCGCTGCGGCCGGTCCTCGCCGCCGCCGATCAGATAGATGTCACCGGAGGTGGGCACCGGCTGGTCACTGCGTACGTCGACACGGGTCACGTTCAGGCCGCGCTGCTGGGCCCGGCGCTCCACCACGAGGGCGTTGCCCTGGTCGCCGTAGGTGCTCAGCAGGTCCGGGTAGACCCACACCAGACGCAGGCTGTTGTCGCTCATGCTCGTCAATCCTCGCTGGTCAGTTGCCGACGCGGCGGCGCAGGTCCTGGAAGGCGGTGTAGTTCGCGATCACTTCGATACGCCCCGGCGGCGCCATCTGGACCGCCTCGTCGAGGCTCTGGCACACGTGGAAGCTCTGGTTGGCCACCTCGAGACGCACCGCGAGGTCCAGCTTGCGGTCACCGATGACGAAGATCGGGTGGCCGGTCAGCCGGGTGTAGTCGACGTCCCACAGCCAGGAGGTGTCGGTGCCGTCCGCGCCGCGGGCGTTGACCGAGAGGACCACCGGTGCCGGCGGCTGGTCGATCAGCGAGAAGGTCTCCAGCCAGCCCGCGGGGTTCTTGGCGAGCAGCAGCCGCAGGTCGCGGCCCATGAACTGGACCACGTCGTACCGGCCTGCCACGGCCTGCACCTGGTACATGCGTTCCAGGGCCACCTGCGGCGGCACACCGAAGACGGCGGCCACGGCCGCCGAGCTGGCGGCGTTGGCGCGGTTGGCGCGGCCCGGCAGCTGGAGGTGGATCGGCCAGGCCGAGCCGTGCGGGTCCATGACGTACTCGCCGTTGAGCGCCCAGCTCGGGGCGGGACGGCGGAATCCGCACTGGGCGCAGAACCAGTCGTCGCCGGGGCGCTGCATCACACCGCCGCAGGACGGGCAGGACCAGGCGTCGTCCTTCCACATCTGGCCCGCGGCCACCCACACGACGTTCGGGGAGGAGGACGCGGCCCACACCACGAGCGGGTCGTCGGCGTTGGCGATCACCACCGCCTTGCTGCCCGAAAGCCCCTCGCGCCAGTGTTCGGCGAGCATCCGGGTCTCGGCTGCGCGGTCGAGCTGGTCCCGGGAGAGGTTCAGCAGGGCGATCGCCTTCGGGGCGGTGTCCCGGGCGACCCCGGACAGGTACTTCTCGTCGACCTCGATCACCGCGTAGCGGGCGTCGGAGCCGCCCGCGAGTGCCGAGGTGATGCCCGCGGGCATGTTCGCGCCGAGCGCGTTGGACACCACCGGGCCCGCGGCCCGCAGCGCCTCGGCGATCAGCCGGGTGGTGGTGGTCTTGCCGTTGGTCGCCGAGACCAGGATCACGTCCAGGTGCTGGGCGAGCCGCCCCAGCAGGTCGGGGCTGAGCTTGAGGGCGACCTTGCCGCCGATCACCGATCCGCTGCCGCGACCGGCCGCCCGCGACACCGCGGCGGCGGCCTTGCCTGCCGTCACGGCCAGCCTGGCCCGCGGCGGCAGCGGCTCCGTGTTGCCTGCCATCGTTCTGGATCCTCCTCGCGTACGGCGCC
This is a stretch of genomic DNA from Streptomyces sp. NA04227. It encodes these proteins:
- a CDS encoding class I SAM-dependent methyltransferase, with product MVSSSDPRGGRAGRAEIQEFFTVRAADWERRFPDDGPAYRAAVRALGLRPGQRVLDAGCGTARALPALREAVGPAGVVLAADLTPAMLDTARETGRTAYGQLLLADAERLPLRTGALDVVFAAGLLSHLTHPEAGLRELARVVRPRGRLALFHPLGRRALAARHGRPLTDDDLRAEPRLNSLLSHSGWRLTSYVDEDARYLVLAERIRDDTA
- a CDS encoding 1-acyl-sn-glycerol-3-phosphate acyltransferase, with product MFYYVLKYVLLGPFLRMAFRPRIEGLEHVPEDGAAIVAGNHLSFSDHFLMPAILKRRITFLAKAEYFTGPGLKGRLTAAFFHSVGQIPVDRSGKQAGQAALHEGLGVLSKGELLGIYPEGTRSHDGRLYKGKVGVAAMALKGRVPVIPCAMIGTFEAQPPGKRLPSPRRITIRFGEPLDFSRYEGMEDERAILRAATDEIMYAILRLSDQEYVDEYAAVVKAEEAAAKKKQGRKLPRLPLN
- a CDS encoding cytochrome c oxidase assembly protein → MDHSGHGTMTDLPPFTLGRGLVWSTDPFFLVGCVLALLLYGWGVVRLARRGDRWPVGRVVAFTLGVLSIVLMMCTRLNDYGMVMFSVHMVQHMVISMLSPILLLLGAPVTLMLRALPVAGRGRKGPREVLLMFLHSRYLKVVTHPAFTIPMFIASLYGLYFTPIFDFLMESRAGHITMMLHFLAVGLVFFWPIMGVDPGPRRPGYLMRMLELFAGMPFHAFFGIALMMASSPMIGTYENPPASLDIDALADQTAAGGIAWAFSEIPSVVVLLALLYQWYRSEERQARRTDRAADRDGDKELEAYNAYLASLHARKG
- a CDS encoding type 1 glutamine amidotransferase, with the protein product MSDNSLRLVWVYPDLLSTYGDQGNALVVERRAQQRGLNVTRVDVRSDQPVPTSGDIYLIGGGEDRPQRLAAERLRRDGGLSRAAGNGAIIFSVCAGYQILGHEFINDLGQREPGLGLLDVVSTRGEGERCVGDVFGDIDPPLGLPPLTGFENHQGVTHLGPTARPFARVRLGKGNGTGDGTEGAYNETVFGTYMHGPVLARNPQIADLLLRLALDVNALPPTDDRWYEALRAERIAAAQQQPA
- a CDS encoding MurT ligase domain-containing protein, which translates into the protein MAGNTEPLPPRARLAVTAGKAAAAVSRAAGRGSGSVIGGKVALKLSPDLLGRLAQHLDVILVSATNGKTTTTRLIAEALRAAGPVVSNALGANMPAGITSALAGGSDARYAVIEVDEKYLSGVARDTAPKAIALLNLSRDQLDRAAETRMLAEHWREGLSGSKAVVIANADDPLVVWAASSSPNVVWVAAGQMWKDDAWSCPSCGGVMQRPGDDWFCAQCGFRRPAPSWALNGEYVMDPHGSAWPIHLQLPGRANRANAASSAAVAAVFGVPPQVALERMYQVQAVAGRYDVVQFMGRDLRLLLAKNPAGWLETFSLIDQPPAPVVLSVNARGADGTDTSWLWDVDYTRLTGHPIFVIGDRKLDLAVRLEVANQSFHVCQSLDEAVQMAPPGRIEVIANYTAFQDLRRRVGN